In Oreochromis aureus strain Israel breed Guangdong linkage group 22, ZZ_aureus, whole genome shotgun sequence, the genomic window AAGTTTAAGGACTGTATGAGTGTGAGGGGATATGTGGCTAACTGAAAAATACTCCAATACAAAACAGTTTGTAAAATAGTgacttttttttcacagtttctgCACTGCTGAAACGAGTGCTTGGTAAAGTGTAACCAGATGGATTTATTGGCTGCTTAAGTTATTTAAAGGAAATGGAGGAATATTTGAAACATTAGCAGTGTGTACTTTTATTTTACACTGTACATTAGCGTTTTAATGACTCTTTCTTTTAACGCAGTACCTCACCTATTTGATAAAATGTAACTTAGAAGTATTACAGTGTTTATATTCAGTGTACTGacactttttatttaaagagTCGCAGGTTTTAGAGTTGTTTCACCGATGAGCTCGATGGAGTTGCATCAAAGCATTTGTTTTTCACATATTACTCCTCAGCTTTACACCACTGATCatatttttagatttaaaacTTCACAGGCTCCCACACATTGGCCAGCATCTCCCCCCCTGCTTTACTCACTTACGTTGTTACCACATGCATGCGCGGCGCCCATCCCCTATACAGTCTCTTCTTCAGCCACAGGCATTCACATACCCATAAACGGTTTCTCATCACAGGGTAGAGTAAATATCCCATGGTGCCATGTAATGGAACCTCCAGGTGGTCTGCAATTGGCTCGGATCACTGAACATCCCTCAGAGATGGTTGCAAGCTTCCTGTTGTCATCTCTCAGTGGGGGGTTGTGCCGTTGAGACTCAATTTTGAGTTGTTTGTGCATTTCTTCCTCATATGAGGACAGCTGTTTatgattttaaaggaaataaagaaaattgaGTCAAGTCCGCCTGCAAAGACTTTAttgactcttttttttatatgaagACCTACATGTTACACTACTTATACACAACACAGGTGGTCCAGGAAATGAGTCGTAAATATCTGATTTCTAAATTACACATTTTCTAAGGTCAAGTTTACCCAAATTACAAAAAAGTGTCAATTAATCAACAGCCTCTAGTAGTTTGTAGCCATGTAGACAGTTGATTTGTTTAACACAGGCTTTGATAATCTTTTCCTCTGACAAATTGCAACCAACacctacaataataataaaaacaaaactcaagacTTCAGTGCACTTCAAATCCCGACCCTTGCTGTTTTTCTGAGATTCATACTGATAATGTTGCAGGATAAAAGTTTATAAACCCCTTAagtttttctatatttctgcATAAATTAGATCTAAACTGTTATCAGATTTTAACAAAAATTCTAACTACTgattaaattgaaaaaaaaaatagatgctTACTTATTAACTTCATTTAGTTATTGAGGAAAAGGATCCATgattgtatgtctgtgtgtggcaAAAGTAGGTGAAATCTGAACCTAagaatttccagttttaatCAGCTAAAACTTGACTGTGTGtgctctctgtttttatttatagaaCTATCAAAGTCTATTCTTTACAACTCACGTTTAGGGAAGTGAATAATTACCCTTTGTCGTCGTACATacaaaggaaggaaggaatTTCTAAGGATTTCAGAATAACAATTGTTTATGCTTACCACCCTGAAAAAGGATGCAAACCCACCCACGAGTGTTGCCCTCCCCAGGAGTgactgacaaagagaaaggaGTATGATAACCCCAAAGAAACCCAGGATAACTGCTTGGATAATGTTTGTAAGTCTACCATCAGGAGAACACTGAACAATAATGGTGAGCTGGGGAGGAGTGTAAGGAGAAAAGCACTGCTCTCCAAGAACACCGGTGCAGTTTACTGAAGTGAGAAGGCTGTTTTGTAGCTCaatgagaataaaaaatattgtCTTTTTGAAAGCACTCCATTGAAGGATAAGAACCTCATCTGATATGTGAAAGCTAGTGTTGGTAGATTTATGGTTTGAAGCTTTTTTTGTGGCATCTAGGCCATAATGGCTTACCAGTGGCCCAGTCATACCAGTCACTTTGCTTAATGGAGTGTCACATAATATCTAACCTTTATTTAActgggttttctttttctacTTTTCACACTAGACAAATTTGATGACATATTAGATCATGTTGttacagaaatatgaaaaaaacaaactttttcctGCACCTGTGAGAATTTAAGCCATCTGATAATTATATATGTGCTATTATTATTCATTCTAAACAAATCCTTGAAAATAGGGTAGAGTATTAACAATCGTGACCGAGATATGtgagcaaaaacacacagagttaAAAGTAAGCGCTCACAAACTGGAATCAAAACAACGTATCAAATGATTTAAATACCATCAACATCACTGAGCTGCATCCTTGTTACTCTTCAGCCGTCGTATAAGCTAACACGAATGGATCGATTTAGGCTGTAATGCAGTACTACGCACTTGTTTTTCCTCTtaaattatacttttttttcatacatataaaaatacagtGAGCCCATTGAAATCAAAACTCACAGTCCTATTACAAGAATGTAGTAAAATACAACAGTGTGAAAGAATAATACTTAAGGCTTGGACTGGAGGCTAACTCTAGGTTGTACAGTCTCATTTCATATAAAGACACATAGCAGCACCAACCCGAAGCAGAAGACTGCACGACACTTTTCCCATTTACAGGAGCTACGACCTCAAAAGGCATTGTGTTAATGCCCTAAACAGAGCAGATAGAAGCGTTAGCAACAGAACGCAATATGAATACAGTGGTTATTTCTGGGCTTGTCCACAAAGGAAGTAAAAAATGCAAGTCAACAAAAAGTTGAAAAGCTTTTTTATAGACTAACCAGGTTTTGGTGCCCTTTGCCCGCTTTGTGCCGAATATGTCAACAAACACCAGAGAAGAGCTGTTGTCTGATCCGCTCTTCCACCCTCGCCGCCTCCTTGGGTCCTGCGTTGGCTTCCTGATAGAAATCTGTCCATCTTACTGACTTCTCCTGCTTGGGCAGTGGGATCTTGTCAATGTCAGTTTCCTCTTCCTGGTCTTCAAGAGAAGCCCTGCTCTTTGACAGGAACAAGAAGTCCTTTTGATGTGGTGCATCCTCTTCCCCTTCATCCTCACCTTGCTGCAGGACTGCTCTTTTGCTCCTTCCGCTGTCCCTGCtcttccctcctcctccctcctcctcttcctcctcttttgaGTTTCTTCTTAACCTGTCCATCTCTGTCTCTATCAAAGGGGACCTGGTTTCTCTCTCTTCTACCAATTCTCCAGTAGCACTTTTCTTTGCCTTGCTGCGACCCctgaggttcagcatctgaaatCAAATACATGCGTTTGAGACAgttttgtgctttgtgtcatgtcttcttctttctctctctccagaCACCTGACAAACTACAACAAAGCCTCTTTTATTGATGCCTTCTTCCTGTACAGTTTGAGGCCAACTATTTGCCTATTATTAGACTTTTCCGGAGTGGATTTATATATTCGCTGTACATCCCATATTTAGAAACATGACTTTTTAATGGCACCTTCTGTGACATAAAGTCACGTGCCCTAAAGGCACAACAGAAGAAGAGTGACAGGTTTGTTGCGAAgattgaagaagaagaaagtgagACAAACCTTGAAGTCTTTTCTCTTGCGCTGCAAAACGGGTCTCTGAAGAAAAAGAATTTGCTTCGTCGACAAACTCCCGTCACTGCACAAAGACAGAGAGCTGCACTTTTACTACTGTTAACCCGCTACGCTGTAATGCGAGAAGCGTGCACGCCACTGTATTTACTGAAATCCAGTTTCTGCAGGCTGCTGTTTGTAAAAGTGACAGGTTACAAGACAACAGCAGTTCAATGACGGCGTTACTGCTCGCGAGCCCTGGCTGATTTCAAAAGCGGTTTCATGTTGAGATGAGCATATGATCAAGATTTGTCAGATCTTGAACCATCTGTCCTGCATATCTAAGCCACGCTGTCAGTCCTAATCCTAAAAACAATGAGGCAGGCAACATCTTAGGAGGCTCTAAAGTCTACAAAGCGTAGTCCTTGCTGAGTTTAGGTGATACGATTCAGAGCACGTACTGACTCAGTGGATCTGGGTGCATGGTAGGacagttgtgtgttttttcttgggTACCTGTTTGTCTTGACAATGGGTGTTGGTAGCACGCACATCAGTCTCCATCCATACGGAGCTAAAGACTGAAGCAGTGGGATGTAGTCTGTCTTCACCATAACACCCTGGACAGAGGAAAGagtgctaatgcaatcatacaAATATGCATGCAAAATGCAAGCAGGTAGGTAATGGCATAAGCTTAAGGCCAAAAAGGTTGCTCAAAAGAGCAAATTTTATCTAGAGCTTTAAAAGCCTGAAAAAACTCACGTCAACAACTGTCCACTGCTCAACTACGATAGCATCGTAAGAAGTGTTTGCAGTCTCCTCAGCAGAGGTCTGGAGGATGAACACGCTATCCACAGATGAAACCCCATTAGCTGGAGAGAAAAAGGGGACAAATTGGAGACAAGAGTTAGATAAACACAAATGGATAAATGGTATTCAAAGAGGAACTAAAAACTAAATCTCTATTCTCCAATCTCTCATTTTTCATCCCCTGTTCCACTCGACTTAAGCCTGCTTATTCCATGGGTGGCTGAACAGTGACTTATGGCATAAGCCGTGGACTTTCTGCACATAACACCATGCATATCATCCATTACTCAACAGTGAAGCATGGATCTACAGCCTgagcagcttttttttctcccccaatCATGTAAAACCCCTGTGTCACTCAAACAGTGAGTATTTTCAGGTTAAAGCATTCAAAGGCATGAACTTTAACACTGAAATATAATCAGTGTTTTACAGAAATCAAATGAGTCTGTAAAGTAGCCCAATCCTAGAGATCTACTTAGATTTTTGAggctttgctgcttttttttgacagattttgatTTTACTGCTAGCAACACTGCTGTTTGGTTCAGTTTCAAAGTTTTtattctgggtttttttgttttttgcattataCAGACACGACGGAACATGGGAAAAATGGAATAAGATTTCCAAGATGGACAGAAACATCCTGTTGTTTTGTGTCTGCTTCTTGTCCAAATCAGTCACTTTATAACTTTAAAAAGGAGGCTAGCGATGAGGCTAGCATGATTGTGTTTGCAGATTACTGTACTGCCCCCAAGAGGCCAAAAACATCTGTTTAGGTTTAGGAGTCTGATTACTTATGTCAGAGAGGTTGTGTATTAAAAATGCAGTGTTGTAGTGGGTGAGGAGTTTGTGTTATTGTATTGGTTATGTTGGAGTTAAAGCTGGGTGCTTTCCACACCATGAATCTATTCAAGCATATAGTATGAAAGGATTCATTTAGATTAATTACTGAATTGGATAAAAATAAGCCAAAATGATTCCATGCTTTCAgttttgaaactaaaatcaAACAAGTGAAAACTATCATTTAAAGACATGAAAGGGGTGGAAGCACAACCTTGGTCTGGCAACTTTTATTTTACGTATGACGGTACATGGAAAAATGGTGTTGCATTGCTATGGTTACAGGACTTACCGTTATCATCTCCGAGATGGAAAAACCCATCAATGAGGTGTGCTCCGCTGTTGAAATGCTGGGTCAAGTGGTCGAGCCAGTGTGCATCAACTTCTGTGATTAGCCCTGCCTCCTTTTGCACTTGCAGTGGCACCCTGAGTGAGTAGAACCTCAGAGAGCTGTTCAGCTCTTCTGTGTGGTTGTACAGTGCAAAGAGCTGCATCCCTACAGGACACGCAAACAGGTAAAATTGACAAATGCAGAAACAACCCAACTAGTAAACAAGCAAACAGGATCCTGCATACTTACTGGCCTGCGCCAGTGGCGAGGTTGCCCCCTTGTCTTCTTCGGAACTCTTTAGCCtgatgtggttgttgttgtgcgTCGTCACTGTGCTCTGCCCACGTGCACGAGCAGATTTTCTTTCACTGTTACGATCCAACTCTGGAGAGCTGAGCCAGCTGTCTGAGCTTGAACCACGTCTCTCTCTCTGGTCTGGAAGGCTAAAACGTTTTTCTGTGCATCCACTCAAGTTTCCTTTAGCTCCTGGTACACCACGCTCCTGCGGCCTTGTTGAACCTGCTGTTTCTGGAAGGGTCGGACTTAGCCCGTTCCCCTGGGTCTCTGCAGAGCTTTGAACTGTGTCTAAACCAGGTTTGATGTGATTTTGAGGTTCATTCGTTGACTCTTTGAAGCTGATCTGTGAGGTAAGAACTTGTTCACTAGACTCTCCTGGGGCAGGGCTAAAGTCTGGTTCTCTTGGGCCCAAAGTGCTGTGCTCCTGTGGATTACAGTTAAACTCACAATGATCTAACTCAGAGGAGCACCGATCAGTTTCAGCACCATTTTGACGAGGTTCTGTAGGATCCGTTGGGCTGGTGTTGGCACTGAAGGGGTGTCGATGTATGGGAGAAGGGCTTGAATGTAAGGACGACAGCTCGTCGGGATCCCAATTTCCTAAGAAGCAAGGTCCTCCCCCCGGCTGCTGGAGAAAGCCCACAAACATCACACCTTGCTCTGCTACATCCTGGATCTGCAAAGTAATATACACACACCCATACGCTCTATTATAACAAATCTGAGCGATGCATACATATAAAGGATGTCTTTCCGCACCACAAATAAATTTGCAGTCTTTTTTTTACTATAGGCAAACAAAGCtcatttacacacaaacaaaggctGACATACGCAGACTAGATATTCTGCAAAATAACAACCTACCTAATCATCTGCAAAGATCAAATATTCAAATGACAAAAGGACCTCATTATCTCAACGCACccgtgtgtgtacatgtgtgacagagtttgtgtgtgcgtctgtgtatgtgtgcgcatGCTGCTCCCTCCCACGGAGCTCTGGTGGTTAATTGTCAGCTGATATTTGGGCTGACAGTTTTAGAGAGACTCGACAGGAGAGAAATCAGATTGCAAACTAACACTGAACAATAATGAGACACATCTTCCCCTATTACCCGCTACTTTTGACACTTCACTCATCCATACATGCatatcacatttttaaaaacactcgCTATTACCAACACACTCGCACAGTTTACACACAGCTTTATCTGATGAGTATGTCCAGAGGCAGACAGATAGCGGGTACGCTAGTGGggcgagaaaaaaaaaaaaagtataaaatttcaaaactcaacacacacacacacacatattccaTCAGTCTGCCTGCTCGATGCAGCTCCTGGGTTCTTATCTCGAACTCTCTCTGGCAGCTTGTGATCTGATTGGTTATTCATGTCACGCTCCCGAAGCCTATCATATTATACTCAGTGATGTGCATTTCCATCCAATCAGGTTTTCCTTTGTGCTCTCTGGGTGTTCAAATGCCAATCTATTCAATAGTGCACATTTTCATTTCCCAATGTAGAACTGTTGGAGAATTCATGAGCAGAGAGACTAAAAGTGAGTTTAACAGCTGATAAATGCCAACCATGAGGCTCTGTGTTGGCATGCCATCTTTGGGGCTTACTTCTTTCTGTAGTTTACAATGACACTCTCTTAGTTATGTTCCTTCTCCTTTGGTTTCCTTGTTACGGGTTTAGCAAACAGTGTAATTGGAAACTAGTCAAAATCCAGTGCCTTTTGCTGATTTCTTCtcttccatctttttttttaaactccctCTTGGGTCCTACGTATGACATCTGGGCTTGGGTTTTTGCTCAGCTCCTGTCACAATGCGTTGTTAAAATCTCTTCAGCCAGGTGAATTTGCAagattttaaaatggaaaagcCCCATTTGAAATGAAGACGATCTGCATGCCAGTACGAAAGGCAGAGCTACCATATGGCACAGACAGGCAATTATAGGCAGTTGCCTGTAGCCATATGAGCAGGGTAATATTTCCTTTAGCGTCACAGTCGTGCTTTGCCAacgtgaaacacacacacactcacacacacagaaacagagcaACAGGTATGGAGGCAGTGAGCGAGGGGGGTAAGTATGGTAAGGTAACCATAAAATGTACCATTCTAGAGGAATTTTCAATATACTTAATGTCTTCCTGTCGTCTTCTCACCAAGCAGGAAACAACCTGTCTGCATTTTTGACAACAAAGCCTTTCCTCCAAATATTTGTTGAGGACGAGCATTGCATACATGCAGCTTCAAAAGAGTAACACTGGATGATGTGTTGGGTATACGAGGCGAGGAAAGTGACATACTATTTTACATCTATATGATACAGCGAAGGTTGAGCTGCCTACACTCGTAACTTAACTCACCCTCTTGACGTAGCTCTGGATGACTTCTGGGTCAGCAGCCTGATGACCAGCCACACAGACATCCGTCTCCAGACGATTTCTTGCCCATCTCAGTTGGCTTTTCTCTGAACTAAAGGGTGAGAAATAAATTTAAGGTGAGAAATTTATACTTTAGCTCAATTCTGCTCTTGTGAAGTAGAAAATGTCAGAATGTGCTGGCCCTCTAACGATATTACGCTGGACGGTTTCATTTAGGTTTATATGCCCTGTTCATTATAGCCACACCATGACCAAGTAGCATTACATAGTAGCATTAGTCTAAAGGAGCTGCAACTATATAGTATCTGGCAGATGTGCTCATGTTCACAAGCACTCATTGGCTCAAAATGATTGCAGCAGAAACATAATGTCAAATCTGATACAGGGagaattttccattttaggagaacacacattcatcaaaaCCACAAAAGACTTATTAGACAGAAAAAGGACTGAATTTCCTTCTGCTCCCGCTGCAAGACACCATCATAAAAGGAGTATTCAGATACGCCTCTTCAGATTTGGATTGAGGTCAGTGGGAAGGCCGTGGTAATATCTTGTGCTCTGAGGCGTGAGCGACATTCTCAGCTAGATTTGAAACAGTAGAtctgtcatattttttttccctttcatttTTAGGGTTTTTGATGAAAGGGGATGGTGGTGATGGGGAGATAAAAGGCAGAGTAAAGGGGACAAAGGGGGGTGACGAGGACAAAGGAAAAGTGGGGGACGGTCATCACTGAAGAAAGCAGATGAAAGGATGGAGAGATGGTTTCTCTCTTTCAGTGTGCCGTTCCCCTCTGGCGAGTGCTGATGATGCAATCAGCCGTCTCCACGGTGACAGGTGCCAGGAAGCAGCAGGACCACTTGGCAGGAGGGGCATCAAAGGAGCAGCTTGGCACCTGTCGGTAcactacagtgtgtgtgtgtgtgtgtgtgtgtgtgtgtgtatgtaaactATTGCTTGAATTCACACAAGAGGAAGAGAGAAGGCTCTCCAAAAACTGCAGACTAAACAAAGTAATGCCTTTAATTTCATGGTCTATAGATGACAACCAATGGAGGTTACAAACTATGTAATCAAAGCTCTCTGAATGAAAGACAAAGGAATGATCCTG contains:
- the rftn1a gene encoding raftlin — protein: MGCRLPKLRKTEERHSPGNIYSTLRRPQVETKVGVAYTYHFLDFLLGKEEVPVSSVLCLSSVRELPVQVRELYTQGFVLVAVHPFVHPCGPRQAHIQRQLHRAVLVRETPSSEKSQLRWARNRLETDVCVAGHQAADPEVIQSYVKRIQDVAEQGVMFVGFLQQPGGGPCFLGNWDPDELSSLHSSPSPIHRHPFSANTSPTDPTEPRQNGAETDRCSSELDHCEFNCNPQEHSTLGPREPDFSPAPGESSEQVLTSQISFKESTNEPQNHIKPGLDTVQSSAETQGNGLSPTLPETAGSTRPQERGVPGAKGNLSGCTEKRFSLPDQRERRGSSSDSWLSSPELDRNSERKSARARGQSTVTTHNNNHIRLKSSEEDKGATSPLAQARMQLFALYNHTEELNSSLRFYSLRVPLQVQKEAGLITEVDAHWLDHLTQHFNSGAHLIDGFFHLGDDNANGVSSVDSVFILQTSAEETANTSYDAIVVEQWTVVDGVMVKTDYIPLLQSLAPYGWRLMCVLPTPIVKTNSDGSLSTKQILFLQRPVLQRKRKDFKMLNLRGRSKAKKSATGELVEERETRSPLIETEMDRLRRNSKEEEEEEGGGGKSRDSGRSKRAVLQQGEDEGEEDAPHQKDFLFLSKSRASLEDQEEETDIDKIPLPKQEKSVRWTDFYQEANAGPKEAARVEERIRQQLFSGVC